The window GTAGCACACGGTTTTTAAGCCCGCAGCGCCCAGGTTTTTTAACGATGTGATATATCTATCAATGTATTCATCGCGTTCAGCGGAGGCTGTCTTTATGCTTTCGTGAATGTTCACACTTTCCACTACCGACCATTTTAAACCAGCCTGTTCTATAACATTTTTTCTTTTACTGATCTCATCAGTGCTCCATGCATCGCCTGCAGGGATGTGGTGTAAAGCGGTTACAATACCGGTAGCGCCGGTTTGCCTTATAGCTGCTAATGTTACCGGGTCAGTTGGGCCAAACCATCTAAAGGTTTGTTCTAAATTATCAATCATTTGCGGGTAGAAATTTTGGCAATATTACTTATATCCTATCATAATCCGGTACTACAAATGTTTCAATTAACCTGCCTATTGGTACAATCATCATGTTCATCATATTTGCCCTGCAAGTTGCCACGCTCCAATCAAAATATAAAGAAAAAGCCGCCCGGTTATCGGGTGGCTTCCTTATAGGTCTAATCGTTATCAACCCTGAGGTTTTTCCGGCCCTTTACCAATCAAATCCATAAACTGATCCAGCTTAGGGGTGATGATAATTTGTGTACGCCTGTTTTTACTTTTACCGGCATCGGTGCTATTATCGGCAATAGGGTTATACTCGCCACGGCCGCCTGCGGTTAAACGTTTGGGGTCGACATTGTAGTTGTTTTGTAATGCCTGCACTACAGATGAAGCACGCAGAGCGCTCAGGTCCCAGTTATTCCGGATGTTAGTCTGTTTAATCGGCACATTGTCAGTATTACCTTCAATCAGCACATCGTAACCTGAATAGTCGGTAATGATCTTAGCTATTTTACTTAGTGTAGCACCGGCTTTGTCTGATATTTCATAACTGCCCGATTTGTACAGCATATTATCCGATAAGGAAATATACACTACCCCCTTCAATACCTGTATATCCACATCTTTCATTTCCTCACGACTCAATGATCGGGTAAGGTTATTGGTCAGCACCATATTCAGCGAGTCGCTCTTATTTTTAGCTTCTATCAGGTGCTTAATATATTTGTTAGAGGCATTTATCTCGTCGGCCAGTTTTGAAATATTGATACCGCCCTGGTTGTTACCTGCCAAACATTTGTTCAGCGCGTCTTTCAATTGTGCCGAATTTGAACGCTCGGCAGCTATTTGCTCTTCCAAACTTTTTACACGGGTGGTTGCCCCGGTAAGCGCCTGCTGGCTGGTTTGGTATTTTACATTCAAATCCCGGGTATCATTCTGCAATTGGTTATAATTGCTTTGCAATTCGGTGTATTTTTTCTTACTAACACAGCTGGGCGCTGCCATTGCCGCTATCAGGAATAATCCTATCCATATGTAGTTTTTCATAGTGTAACGTTTATAAACGATCATTATGCATTTAATGATCAATCATCACAAAAACAAACTACGTATAGTAAAGTTTACAATTTTTATAAAAAGGTATGCTTATAAGCCTAAATATATATACCCCCTGCATGTTAATGCCCCGGCACCCACCTGAAACTTTTTATCATTACATCCACATCTTTCTTTACAAAATCCAGCACTGGTTTAAGGGAATCGACACGCGGCTCGCTATTAAAATATAATGCTCCGCGGATATAGTTCCGGGTGCTATCGGTTAAGTAAAATTGTGCAGATGATGCTACGTTGTTACCGTCAATAGTATAATAAATGCCGTATACCTTATAAAACGGATTGGTAATAACGCCCTGGTCAATTGCGGTGGCTTTAACCGTGTGTTTGGATGCCAGTTTGTAGCTGTCCTCGGTCAGCATATCAAATTTCTTTTTCGATGTGATGGCTTCGTAGCTTAAATGCAATGTGCCTTTAAATTGCGGGAACTGCATATTTAACCAGCAGGGTTTGGCGCCGGGTTTCAAATCGGGCTCAATTTTGGCGTATGTTGGATACTTGAATGTAAAGGGGCAGCCATCATTATAGTCCTGATATTCTTTTTTAGGTAATATAATACGGAAATAACCCCGCGGTTTTGGCGAATAATCGTGCCCGCCGCCGCAAGCGCACAGAAGACTAACCAACACTATACAAAGCAGCCCCCTCATTGCGCTACCTGGGTTGAGTTCCATATCTCCCACGATTTTTCGGCCTGTAACACCAGCATTTCAAAGCCATTTTTGGTGGCAGCCCCTTTATCAAAGCCCTGCTTTAAAAACAGGGTTTGTTCGGGGTTATAGATCAGGTCGTATAACAAATGCTGGTCAGTAATATATTCATAAGGAATAGGCGGGCATTCATCTACATTGGGCGATGTACCCAATGGTGTGGTATTAATAATAACGGTATGCTCCTCTATGATCCTTTTGTTTAGATCTTTAAACAGAATGTTCTCCCGGCCCGGCCTGCGGGTAACCAGCTGGTATTCAATACCCAGTTTATCCAGCACGCATTTAACAGCCCTGGCCGCACCGCCGTCGCCTAAAAGCAAAGCTTTGGTATGATGTTTTTTTAATAACGGTTTTAACGAGTGTTCGAAGCCATAAACATCTGTATTAAAACCTTCCAGTTTAAAATCATGATCTTGTATGCCTACCTCGCCTGAAAAGGCCGCCAATACGGGGCTTTCAGCTGAAATGCGGATGCAATTAACGGCGCCCACCTGCCGTGCTTCTTCACTTATCCAGTCCATGTAACGCACAATGCCAATTTTATGTGGTACGGTAACATTTAATCCGCACAGCCTGGTGTTGGCGCGTAACAGTTCGGGGAAATCGCTAAGGTTTTTCAACTCAAAAAGCTCGTATACATGGTCGGATATATGCTCCTTTTCAAATTTCTCAATAAAATATTTACGCGAAAACGAATGCGAAAGCGGATAGCCAATTAGCCCGTAATGTTTCATGCTGTAATAATAACAAAAACAAAGAAACGGTTTAAAAAAGAAATTCAGATAAGGATTATTTAACGCGGTAGATATAATGATATAAAAGTACTTGGTTATCTTTACGGCATCTACCTATTTACTTATGAATACCCTTAAATCATTGCTGTTTATATTTCTATTGGTGCTGTCCGGCCTGGCTATGGCCCAAACCGGCGCTATAAAAGGGACAATTATTGATGAACAAAGTAAACAGCCAATTGAATATGCGAGTATAGCCTTACTAAAAAGTTCAGATTCATCGTTGGTAAGCGGTATTGTCTCTAAAAGCAACGGCGCATTTGAATTCAGCAAACTATCATCGGGAAAATATTTGCTTAGGGCAGCATTTGTCGGCTATCATAATAAATACTCAACCATTATTAATGTTAATGCAGGCGTAGCCGATGCGGGTATAATTTCCCTGTCGCCAAGTCAGCAAATGTTAAATGAGGTGGCAGTAAAGGGTACGCAAATAAACGCCTTAAATAAGGTTGATAAACAAAGCTACAAGGCAGGGCAATTCGAGCTGGCTAAAGGCGGCTCGGCTATAGATGTAGTAAAGAACCTGCCATCGGTGGCCGTAACCGGCGAGGGCGAGATCAGTGTACGGGGCTCGGCGGGGTTTATGGTGCGTATAAATGGAAAGCCTGTGTTAACCGATGCGCAAACCGTTTTAAGCCAAATGCCGGCCAATGCCGTAGCCAATATTGAATTGATTACTGCGCCATCCGCTAAGTATGACCCGGACGGCCGCGGAGGGATCATTAATATTATTACCAAAAAAGGTGTAAACGATGGTTTTACCATCGCAGCCAACGCACAGGGAGGGCTACCCAGCACTACCGACTATGGGAATACCCGTAAACCACAACGGTATGGTGCAGATATGACACTTAATTACCGTAAAGACAAGTGGGATGTTTCTGTTGGTGGCAACTATACCCGTAACGATAATGCCGGTTACCGCGAAGGGGATGCCTATACCAAAAATTTCGTTAGCAATACTATTACCCGCTTTCCATCTACCGGTGAAAGAAGCTTTAAGAAATATAACTATTCAGGCCGCACCACCATTAATTATATGGCCGATGCGGCTAATTCCTTTTCGGCCGGGTTGTTTGTTGGGAGCCGCTTTCAGGACCGTGTGGCCGATTTGCTGTACCATAACACCACATCAAACCTGGCAACTAATGCGCCGGTTAAAAGTACAACCTACTTTAATTCGAACCTGCAAACTAAACAGGGTAATTTCTTTTTAGCCAATTTTGATTATACGCGTACCTTCCAAAATAAATCGACCCTGGTTGCCGGAATGGTTTATGAACATGCCGATCTGTATGGCAATACAAAGAACCGCAACTTAAAATACCCTAACACAAAAGATACCATCCAATATGTATACAACCCATATAAACGGCCTATAAACGGTTACCGGTTTAAGCTTGATCATAGCCTGCCCATAGGCAAAGGGAAACTGGAAAGTGGTTATCAGTTGCGTTACGATACGCAGGACGGTCAATTTGATTACCTGGTTACCCCGCCAACCGCCCAGCCCAATGCTGCTAAATTTACCGGCAGCCTGCATGCTAAAAATATGATCAACTCGGTTTATACGCAATATTCCGGCAAGGCCGCAAAACTGGAATATAGCGGAGGGTTGCGCTATGAATATGCTACACGTACTGTAAATATTTCCTATGATCAGAAACCACACCAGTTGGATTTATCCAACCTATTCCCTTCAGCTAATTTATTATACAGTTTAAATGAAGGCTGGAAAATGAAAGCAGGCTACAGCAAACGTATTAACCGGACAACAAACCTGGAATTGAACCC of the Mucilaginibacter boryungensis genome contains:
- a CDS encoding OmpA/MotB family protein, with product MKNYIWIGLFLIAAMAAPSCVSKKKYTELQSNYNQLQNDTRDLNVKYQTSQQALTGATTRVKSLEEQIAAERSNSAQLKDALNKCLAGNNQGGINISKLADEINASNKYIKHLIEAKNKSDSLNMVLTNNLTRSLSREEMKDVDIQVLKGVVYISLSDNMLYKSGSYEISDKAGATLSKIAKIITDYSGYDVLIEGNTDNVPIKQTNIRNNWDLSALRASSVVQALQNNYNVDPKRLTAGGRGEYNPIADNSTDAGKSKNRRTQIIITPKLDQFMDLIGKGPEKPQG
- the gldD gene encoding gliding motility lipoprotein GldD gives rise to the protein MELNPGSAMRGLLCIVLVSLLCACGGGHDYSPKPRGYFRIILPKKEYQDYNDGCPFTFKYPTYAKIEPDLKPGAKPCWLNMQFPQFKGTLHLSYEAITSKKKFDMLTEDSYKLASKHTVKATAIDQGVITNPFYKVYGIYYTIDGNNVASSAQFYLTDSTRNYIRGALYFNSEPRVDSLKPVLDFVKKDVDVMIKSFRWVPGH
- a CDS encoding shikimate dehydrogenase family protein translates to MKHYGLIGYPLSHSFSRKYFIEKFEKEHISDHVYELFELKNLSDFPELLRANTRLCGLNVTVPHKIGIVRYMDWISEEARQVGAVNCIRISAESPVLAAFSGEVGIQDHDFKLEGFNTDVYGFEHSLKPLLKKHHTKALLLGDGGAARAVKCVLDKLGIEYQLVTRRPGRENILFKDLNKRIIEEHTVIINTTPLGTSPNVDECPPIPYEYITDQHLLYDLIYNPEQTLFLKQGFDKGAATKNGFEMLVLQAEKSWEIWNSTQVAQ
- a CDS encoding TonB-dependent receptor domain-containing protein: MNTLKSLLFIFLLVLSGLAMAQTGAIKGTIIDEQSKQPIEYASIALLKSSDSSLVSGIVSKSNGAFEFSKLSSGKYLLRAAFVGYHNKYSTIINVNAGVADAGIISLSPSQQMLNEVAVKGTQINALNKVDKQSYKAGQFELAKGGSAIDVVKNLPSVAVTGEGEISVRGSAGFMVRINGKPVLTDAQTVLSQMPANAVANIELITAPSAKYDPDGRGGIINIITKKGVNDGFTIAANAQGGLPSTTDYGNTRKPQRYGADMTLNYRKDKWDVSVGGNYTRNDNAGYREGDAYTKNFVSNTITRFPSTGERSFKKYNYSGRTTINYMADAANSFSAGLFVGSRFQDRVADLLYHNTTSNLATNAPVKSTTYFNSNLQTKQGNFFLANFDYTRTFQNKSTLVAGMVYEHADLYGNTKNRNLKYPNTKDTIQYVYNPYKRPINGYRFKLDHSLPIGKGKLESGYQLRYDTQDGQFDYLVTPPTAQPNAAKFTGSLHAKNMINSVYTQYSGKAAKLEYSGGLRYEYATRTVNISYDQKPHQLDLSNLFPSANLLYSLNEGWKMKAGYSKRINRTTNLELNPIPEREHSETLEEGDPDLLPEFIDLAELGTIHNFKQGSFFTTLYYQHIKNPIQRLNSVYADTILNRVYTNAGSARLFGLEVGTNLQPVKWWSFYLGANLYNYKINGDINILGVATNVYNRAWAYSINSNSNFQLSKTLSLQANINYLSKRPTAQGEDSQFFVPGTSVKKTFMNGRLSAGLQWQNMGFFSANKQRITTSGRDFYTTTNYIYETDVFLVNFSFNLNKFTGKLKLPNSEIGDKEF